The segment CGTCAGGTGGCCAGCCTGCCAGACCCCATTGGCGCGATCCGCGACATGAGCTACCGCCCCTCGGGTATTCAGGTAGGCAAGATGCGCGTGCCGCTGGGTGTAGTCGGAATCATCTATGAGTCGCGTCCGAACGTGACCATTGATGCCGCCAGTCTGTGCCTGAAGTCAGGCAATGCGACGATCTTGCGCGGTGGTTCCGAAGCCATTCACTCCAACCGTGCCATTGCGGTCTGCATTCAGCGAGGGCTGGCCGAGGCCGGTCTGCCGCCAGCCGTGGTGCAAGTGGTTGAAGTGACCGACCGCGCCGCAGTGGGCGCATTGATCACCATGCCCGAGTACGTTGACGTGATCGTGCCACGGGGTGGCAAAGGCCTGATCGAGCGTGTCAGCCGTGACGCCAGGGTGCCGGTGATCAAGCATCTGGACGGGATTTGCCATGTGTACGTCAGTGCCCATGCTGATCTGGAGAAGGCCCGACGCATTGCGTTCAACGCCAAAACCTACCGTTATGGCATTTGCGGGGCGATGGAAACCCTGCTGGTGGATCAGGCGGTGGCTGCTGATTTTCTGCCGGCAATGGCTGAACAATTTCGCGCCAAGGGCGTCGAACTGCGCGGTTGCGAACGCACCCAGGCGCTGATCGACGTGGTGGCGGCGACTGAAGATGACTGGAACACCGAGTACCTGGACGCGATTTTGTCGATTCGTGTTGTCGACGGGCTTGATCAGACGATTGAACACATCAATCACTACGGCTCCCACCACACCGACTCGATCGTGACCGAACATCAGGGCGAAGCCCGGCGTTTTATGGCCGAAGTGGACTCCAGTTCCGTGATGCTCAACACACCAACCTGCTTTGCCGATGGATTTGAATACGGATTGGGTGCGGAGATTGGCATTTCTACTGATAAGCTGCACGCCCGCGGACCGGTCGGTCTCGAAGGTCTGACCTGCGAGAAGTACATTGTGGTCGGTGATGGCCAGTTGCGCGGTCAGGAGCCGGTCTGACTTGGTCGCTCTTAAAGCGTCAGGGCCGGCACCGAAAATCGAAGCGTTACCCCTGCGCATAGGCGTGCTGGGTGGAACCTTCGATCCGGTGCATATCGGGCATTTGCGTGGCGGACTTGAAGTGGCTGAAATGATGGAGCTCGACGAGCTTCGTCTGACACCCAATGCCAGGCCTCCTCACCGCGATACGCCCCAGGTGTCGGCTCATGACCGTTTGGCGATGGTCGAGTGTGCTGTCGCAGGAGTGGCTACGCTGGTAGTGGACGCCCGGGAGCTGCAGCGGGACAAACCGTCCTACACGATCGATACGCTGGAACTGATGCGGGCCGAGTTGGCCGCGCACGACCAGTTGTTTTTACTGTTGGGTTGGGACGCTTTTTGCGGCCTGCCCACGTGGCATCGCTGGGAAGAGTTGCTCCAGCATTGCCATATCCTGGTGCTACAGCGCCCGGATGCCGACAGCGAACCGCCGGATGCCTTGCGCAACCTGCTGGCAGCGCGCTCGGTAAGCGACCCGCTGGCCCTGAAGGGGGCAAGCGGACAGATTGCATTCGTTTGGCAGACGCCGCTCGCGGTATCCGCCACCCAGATCCGTCAACTGCTGGCCAGCGGTAAGTCGGTACGTTACCTGGTGCCCGACGCGGTCCTGGCCTACATCGATGCGCACGGGCTTTACCGTGCGTCGAACTAAAAAGGGCGTGTTTCAAGGCGCGAATTGACGTGTATTGAAACACCCGAACATACGAGCAAAACGAGTTTTATATGACTGACAAAGATGTAAGCAAAGTAAAGCGCAAAGGCACGTTCAAAAGCGCCCCTCTGCCAGAAAAAACCTTCACCAACGAGCCGCTCAAGGGCGAAGAGCTGGTCAAGGTAGCGGTTAGCGCTCTGGAAGACGTCAAGGCCCAGGACATTCAGGTCATCGACGTTCGTGACAAGCACAGCATCACTGACTTCATGATCATCGCTACCGGTACTTCGAACCGTCAGATCGGCGCGATGCTCGACAAGATTCGTGAAGCGGTCAAGGCTCTGGGCGTCAAGCCTTTGGGCGAAGAAGGCAAGGGCGACAGCGACTGGGTTCTGCTGGACATGGACGACGTGATCGTTCACATGATGACCGCCAGTGCCCGTCAGTTCTACGACCTGGAGCGTCTGTGGGCCGGTGCTGAACAAAGCCGTGCTGGCAGTGCTGCTCACCACAGCCCGGAAAACACCCATGAGCACTTCCTGAAGCTCAACAAAGACCAAGAGTAAGGGTTCGCTGTGCGCCTGCGTTTGATCGCTGTCGGTTCACGTATGCCTAAATGGGTGGAAGAAGGCTGGCATGAATATGCCAAGCGTCTGCCATCCGAGCTGGCCCTTGAACTGGTGGAAATACCGCTCAATACCCGTGGCAAGAATGCCGACGTGGCTCGATTCATCCGACAGGAAGGCGAGGCCATGCTGGCCAAAGTCGGCCCCGGTGAGCGGATCGTAACCCTGGAAGTGCACGGCAAACCGTGGAGTACCGAGCAGCTGGCGGTTGAACTCGACCGCTGGCGCCTGGATTCGCGCACGGTGAACTTTATGGTCGGTGGCCCGGAAGGGCTGGCGCCGGAAGTCTGCGCCCGCGCTGACCAGCGCTGGTCGCTGTCGCCATTGACGTTGCCGCACCCGTTGGTAAGGATTCTGATCGGTGAGCAGTTGTATCGCGCCTGGACAGTGTTGTCCGGGCACCCGTATCACAAATAGCTCAGCGCCCTGAATGTCTCAGCCGATTCGCCTTAAAGACCACGAGAAAGACTCACGCCTTGTGCGCGGACGCGTCGTGGTCGGCGCATTTGTCGTGGTGGGATTGATCTGCGTATTGCTCGCGCGACTTTATTATCTGCAGGTGGTGCAGTACGAGTACCACTCCACCTTGTCAGAAAACAACCGGGTGCATGTGCAGCCGATCCCGCCTACACGGGGTTTGATCTTTGACCGTAATGGCGTGGTTATTGCGGACAACCGTCCCAGCTTCAGCCTGAGCATGACCCGCGAGCGCTCCGGCGACTGGCAGCAAGTGCTCGACGTCATTGTTGAAGTGCTGCAGCTTGCGCCTGAAGATCGCGCCCTGTTTGAAAAGCGCATGAAGCAGGGGCGGCGGCCATTTGAGCCGGTGCCCATTCTGTTTGAGCTTAACGAAGAGCAGATCGCCCGGATTGCTGTAAACCAGTTCCGCCTGCCCGGGGTGGAGGTGGTTGCGCAGTTGGTGCGCCATTACCCGCAAGGCGCGCACTTTGCGCACTCGGTGGGTTACATGGGGCGGATCAACGAGAAAGAGCTTAAAACCCTCGATCCGGTCAACTACAGCGGCACGCACCATATCGGCAAAACCGGCATCGAGCGTTTCTACGAAGCCGAGTTGCACGGCCAGGTGGGTTACGAAGAAGTCGAAACCAATGCCCGGGGCCGGGTATTGCGGGTGCTTAAGCGTACCGACCCGATCCCCGGCAAAGACATCGTGCTCAGCCTCGATATCAAGCTGCAAGAGGCGGCCGAAGAGGCCCTGGCAGGGCGTCGTGGCGCGGTGGTTGCACTTAACCCGATGACGGGGGAAGTGCTGGCCATGGTCAGCCAGCCGAGTTTCGACCCCAACCTGTTCGTGACCGGCATCAGCTTCAAGGCTTATGCCGAGCTGCGCGATTCGATTGATCGCCCATTGTTCAACCGCATCCTGCGCGGCCTGTATCCACCTGGTTCGACCATCAAGCCCGCCGTCGCAATTGCGGGGCTGGACAGTGGCGTGATCAGTGGTACTTCACGCGTGTATGACCCCGGCTATTACCAGTTGCCCAATTACGATCACAAATATCGTAACTGGAACCGCACCGGTGACGGCTACGTCGATCTGGACACCGCGATCATGCGCTCCAACGACACCTATTTTTATGATCTGGCCCACAAGCTGGGGATTGATCGTCTGTCGACCTACATGAATCAGTTCGGTATCGGGCGAAAGGTCTCCCTGGACATGTTCGAGGAATCCGCCGGGCTGATGCCGTCCCGCGACTGGAAACGGGCCACCCGGCGTCAGGCCTGGTTCCCCGGCGAGACGTTGATTCTGGGGATCGGTCAGGGCTACATGCAGTCCACGCCCCTGCAGCTGGCCCAGGCCACGGCGCTGATTGCCAGTAAAGGCAAGTGGATTCGTCCGCACCTGGCCAAGACCATCGAAGGCGTTCCGCCGGTGGATCCGGATCCGGTACCGGACATCGTCCTGCGTGACCCGTCCAACTGGGCCAAGGTCAACCACGGCATGCAGCAAGTGGTGCATGGCGCACGTGGCACGGCGCGGGTTGCGGGCGTTGGCGCGCAATACCTGATTGCCGGCAAAAGCGGTACGGCACAGGTGGTGGCGATCAAGCAGGGCGAAAAATACGACCGCTCCAAGGTTCAGGAGCGTCACCGTGACCACGCCTTGTTCGTCGGCTTTGCCCCGGCCAACAACCCGCAGATCACGGTCTCGGTCATGATTGAAAACGGCGAAGCCGGCAGCCGCGTAGCCTCGCCTGTGGTGC is part of the Pseudomonas sp. ML2-2023-3 genome and harbors:
- a CDS encoding glutamate-5-semialdehyde dehydrogenase — encoded protein: MTESVLDYMTRLGRAAREASRVIGRASTAQKNRALHGAAAALDAARLELVAANELDLAAGRANGLEPAMLERLALTPARIDSMIVGLRQVASLPDPIGAIRDMSYRPSGIQVGKMRVPLGVVGIIYESRPNVTIDAASLCLKSGNATILRGGSEAIHSNRAIAVCIQRGLAEAGLPPAVVQVVEVTDRAAVGALITMPEYVDVIVPRGGKGLIERVSRDARVPVIKHLDGICHVYVSAHADLEKARRIAFNAKTYRYGICGAMETLLVDQAVAADFLPAMAEQFRAKGVELRGCERTQALIDVVAATEDDWNTEYLDAILSIRVVDGLDQTIEHINHYGSHHTDSIVTEHQGEARRFMAEVDSSSVMLNTPTCFADGFEYGLGAEIGISTDKLHARGPVGLEGLTCEKYIVVGDGQLRGQEPV
- the nadD gene encoding nicotinate-nucleotide adenylyltransferase, with the translated sequence MASCAVRSRSDLVALKASGPAPKIEALPLRIGVLGGTFDPVHIGHLRGGLEVAEMMELDELRLTPNARPPHRDTPQVSAHDRLAMVECAVAGVATLVVDARELQRDKPSYTIDTLELMRAELAAHDQLFLLLGWDAFCGLPTWHRWEELLQHCHILVLQRPDADSEPPDALRNLLAARSVSDPLALKGASGQIAFVWQTPLAVSATQIRQLLASGKSVRYLVPDAVLAYIDAHGLYRASN
- the rsfS gene encoding ribosome silencing factor, translating into MTDKDVSKVKRKGTFKSAPLPEKTFTNEPLKGEELVKVAVSALEDVKAQDIQVIDVRDKHSITDFMIIATGTSNRQIGAMLDKIREAVKALGVKPLGEEGKGDSDWVLLDMDDVIVHMMTASARQFYDLERLWAGAEQSRAGSAAHHSPENTHEHFLKLNKDQE
- the rlmH gene encoding 23S rRNA (pseudouridine(1915)-N(3))-methyltransferase RlmH; amino-acid sequence: MRLRLIAVGSRMPKWVEEGWHEYAKRLPSELALELVEIPLNTRGKNADVARFIRQEGEAMLAKVGPGERIVTLEVHGKPWSTEQLAVELDRWRLDSRTVNFMVGGPEGLAPEVCARADQRWSLSPLTLPHPLVRILIGEQLYRAWTVLSGHPYHK
- the mrdA gene encoding penicillin-binding protein 2 — translated: MSQPIRLKDHEKDSRLVRGRVVVGAFVVVGLICVLLARLYYLQVVQYEYHSTLSENNRVHVQPIPPTRGLIFDRNGVVIADNRPSFSLSMTRERSGDWQQVLDVIVEVLQLAPEDRALFEKRMKQGRRPFEPVPILFELNEEQIARIAVNQFRLPGVEVVAQLVRHYPQGAHFAHSVGYMGRINEKELKTLDPVNYSGTHHIGKTGIERFYEAELHGQVGYEEVETNARGRVLRVLKRTDPIPGKDIVLSLDIKLQEAAEEALAGRRGAVVALNPMTGEVLAMVSQPSFDPNLFVTGISFKAYAELRDSIDRPLFNRILRGLYPPGSTIKPAVAIAGLDSGVISGTSRVYDPGYYQLPNYDHKYRNWNRTGDGYVDLDTAIMRSNDTYFYDLAHKLGIDRLSTYMNQFGIGRKVSLDMFEESAGLMPSRDWKRATRRQAWFPGETLILGIGQGYMQSTPLQLAQATALIASKGKWIRPHLAKTIEGVPPVDPDPVPDIVLRDPSNWAKVNHGMQQVVHGARGTARVAGVGAQYLIAGKSGTAQVVAIKQGEKYDRSKVQERHRDHALFVGFAPANNPQITVSVMIENGEAGSRVASPVVRKVMDAWLLGEDGKLKPEYGGPVKAEVTANDQ